In a genomic window of Terriglobia bacterium:
- the lpxD gene encoding UDP-3-O-(3-hydroxymyristoyl)glucosamine N-acyltransferase, protein MKLSEIARKLACRMHAENDIEILGVAGIEDAGPGHLTFVANRKYVRHIKDTKASAIILGLDQPVVPIPSLRTANPYLAFARALELFHTPIVPGPGIHPSAIIAGDVKIGPDASIGAQVVIGSGCKLGARAILHPHVVLYPEVCIGDDVILHAGVVVREQCLIGHRVIIQNGSILGCDGFGFAPVGDGTYYKIRQTGRVVIEDDVEIGANTTIDRAAVGETRIGRGAKLDNLVQIGHGSQVGENSVLAAQVGLAGSTKLGRNVQAGGQAGFAGHQEVGDGAVITAQSGVHGEIKAGSVLSGSPGFDNSVWRRCVTAFPRLPDLQRRVQSLEKELELLKAQIIQKNGK, encoded by the coding sequence ATGAAACTATCGGAAATCGCCCGCAAGCTGGCCTGCCGGATGCACGCCGAGAACGATATTGAAATACTGGGAGTCGCCGGCATCGAAGATGCGGGGCCAGGGCACCTTACCTTTGTCGCCAATCGGAAGTATGTCCGGCACATAAAAGACACCAAAGCCTCGGCGATCATTCTGGGCCTCGATCAGCCGGTGGTTCCTATCCCGAGCTTAAGGACAGCAAATCCCTACCTCGCATTTGCGCGCGCTCTTGAACTGTTTCACACGCCGATCGTGCCCGGACCGGGCATCCACCCTTCCGCCATCATCGCCGGCGACGTAAAGATCGGTCCTGATGCGAGCATCGGCGCCCAGGTTGTCATCGGCAGCGGCTGCAAACTCGGGGCCCGCGCCATTCTCCACCCGCATGTAGTTCTCTATCCCGAAGTGTGTATAGGCGATGATGTGATCCTGCACGCCGGGGTTGTGGTGCGCGAACAGTGCCTGATCGGTCACCGAGTGATAATTCAAAACGGCAGCATACTGGGTTGCGACGGATTTGGCTTCGCCCCGGTGGGCGACGGAACCTATTATAAGATTCGCCAGACGGGCCGCGTGGTCATCGAAGACGACGTGGAGATCGGAGCCAATACCACCATTGACCGTGCTGCGGTTGGTGAGACCAGAATCGGCAGAGGCGCCAAATTGGACAATCTGGTGCAGATCGGTCATGGCTCGCAGGTGGGTGAGAACTCGGTGCTCGCCGCTCAAGTCGGGTTGGCGGGCTCCACGAAGCTGGGACGCAACGTTCAGGCCGGAGGGCAAGCGGGCTTTGCCGGGCACCAGGAGGTCGGCGATGGTGCCGTCATCACCGCTCAAAGCGGTGTGCACGGTGAAATCAAAGCCGGTTCGGTGCTGTCAGGGTCTCCGGGATTCGACAACAGCGTCTGGCGCCGCTGCGTTACCGCCTTTCCCAGACTGCCTGACTTGCAGCGCCGCGTTCAGTCCCTGGAGAAGGAACTCGAATTGTTGAAGGCACAGATAATCCAGAAGAACGGCAAATAA